Proteins from a single region of Desulfosoma sp.:
- the rmuC gene encoding DNA recombination protein RmuC: MDVYHGAFFGVGFLLGGLIFWFVGTAQTRKSFKVSLEALEQRAQQAENRVALLEGSAVELRAQGQKLQEEATVLQKELTAERTARVQAETQLAETQRRLEEEKALLAEAKMQLTDTFKSLAGDTLQHSSRAFLQLAKETLEKVLAEARGDFGQRQEAIQGLVKPLGDVLVKFEEQLRSIEKDRLEAYSGLLKHLKLLSEGHQSLQKETANLVNALRKPHVVGRWGEVTLRRAVELAGLTKECDFSEQVSAGGEEGRLRPDLIVHLPSGRDIIVDAKVSLEAYLDAVAADNPDKQQEALKRHAAQIRSHINTLADKRYWKQFDQAPEFVVMFISGEAFFSAAVSVDGNLMEEALTKKVIPATPTTLIALLRSVAYGWRQEKMARNAQAICELGKQLYERIKTFADRLDDVGRNLERANKAYNAAVGSYESRVLPTARRLQELGAAAEAPLPDLRHVQEVPRSLIASWEIDET, translated from the coding sequence ATGGATGTTTATCACGGTGCCTTTTTCGGGGTCGGATTTCTGCTGGGTGGATTGATCTTCTGGTTTGTAGGGACGGCTCAGACACGAAAGTCTTTCAAGGTGTCCTTGGAAGCGCTGGAACAAAGGGCCCAGCAAGCGGAAAATCGAGTTGCCTTGCTGGAAGGCTCCGCAGTGGAACTTCGCGCTCAGGGCCAAAAGCTTCAAGAGGAGGCAACGGTGCTTCAAAAGGAACTAACGGCTGAACGTACGGCACGGGTTCAAGCAGAAACCCAGCTGGCCGAAACCCAGCGACGTCTGGAGGAAGAAAAAGCTCTTCTTGCCGAAGCCAAAATGCAGCTTACAGACACCTTCAAATCCCTGGCAGGGGATACGCTGCAGCACAGTTCTCGAGCTTTTCTGCAGCTGGCTAAAGAGACTTTGGAAAAGGTTTTGGCTGAGGCACGGGGAGATTTCGGGCAACGTCAAGAGGCCATTCAGGGTTTGGTAAAGCCGCTTGGAGATGTGCTGGTGAAATTTGAAGAACAGCTTCGATCCATTGAAAAAGATCGCCTGGAGGCATATTCGGGTCTTTTAAAACATCTCAAGCTCCTGTCCGAAGGGCATCAGAGCTTGCAAAAGGAGACTGCCAACCTTGTCAACGCCTTACGTAAGCCTCATGTGGTGGGTCGATGGGGGGAAGTGACTCTACGTCGTGCGGTGGAATTGGCCGGTCTTACCAAAGAGTGCGATTTTTCAGAGCAAGTGAGTGCCGGCGGTGAAGAGGGGCGCCTGAGGCCGGATCTCATAGTCCATTTGCCCTCAGGTCGAGACATCATCGTGGATGCCAAAGTCTCTCTGGAAGCTTACCTGGATGCCGTAGCTGCCGACAATCCTGACAAACAGCAGGAGGCCCTCAAGAGGCACGCCGCTCAGATACGGAGTCACATAAACACTTTAGCCGACAAGCGCTATTGGAAACAGTTTGATCAAGCTCCGGAATTTGTCGTCATGTTCATTTCGGGAGAGGCGTTTTTCAGTGCTGCGGTAAGTGTTGATGGAAACCTTATGGAGGAAGCTTTGACCAAAAAGGTGATTCCAGCCACACCGACCACACTCATCGCTTTACTGAGATCCGTCGCTTATGGATGGCGCCAGGAAAAAATGGCTAGAAACGCTCAAGCAATCTGTGAACTTGGCAAGCAGCTCTACGAACGCATCAAGACTTTCGCGGACCGTCTGGACGATGTGGGCCGTAACCTAGAAAGAGCAAACAAAGCCTACAACGCCGCCGTCGGATCCTATGAAAGCCGTGTCCTGCCTACAGCGCGAAGGTTACAGGAATTGGGCGCAGCGGCAGAAGCGCCGCTGCCCGACCTTCGTCATGTTCAAGAGGTTCCTCGATCCCTCATAGCTTCCTGGGAAATCGACGAAACATAA
- a CDS encoding superoxide dismutase gives MMIQIREGMSRRTFVQGVTLGAALLAMPGAIRPVMAQAGGKGSAWDVPPLPYEECALEPYLSAKTLSFHFGKHHQGYASKLKELVQGTPFAAMSLEDIIKTTAGQANHQAIFNNAAQVWNHTFYWRSMKPKGGGEPEVALMQRFIKDFGSFQAFKEQLRTAALGVFGSGWAWLVEDGGVLKIVQTSNADTPIAHGQKPLLTIDVWEHAYYLDYQNRRTDYVQAFLEHLVDWSFVEKNLTSA, from the coding sequence ATGATGATTCAGATCCGAGAGGGAATGAGTCGCCGCACGTTTGTTCAGGGTGTCACGCTGGGAGCCGCCCTGCTGGCTATGCCGGGTGCGATCAGGCCCGTTATGGCCCAGGCGGGCGGTAAGGGTTCGGCTTGGGACGTGCCTCCTTTGCCGTATGAGGAATGCGCCCTGGAACCCTATCTTTCCGCCAAAACCCTGTCTTTTCATTTCGGGAAACATCATCAAGGCTATGCCTCGAAGCTCAAGGAATTGGTGCAAGGAACCCCTTTTGCGGCCATGAGCCTGGAAGACATCATAAAAACCACGGCGGGCCAAGCGAATCATCAGGCCATCTTTAACAATGCGGCCCAAGTCTGGAACCATACCTTTTACTGGCGAAGCATGAAGCCTAAGGGTGGGGGAGAACCCGAAGTGGCTTTGATGCAAAGGTTTATTAAGGATTTCGGAAGTTTTCAGGCATTTAAAGAACAGCTTCGCACCGCCGCTTTGGGGGTGTTCGGCAGCGGCTGGGCATGGCTTGTGGAGGATGGCGGCGTTCTGAAGATTGTCCAAACTTCCAACGCGGACACCCCCATCGCTCACGGGCAAAAGCCCTTGCTCACCATCGATGTTTGGGAACATGCCTATTACCTGGATTACCAAAACCGTCGAACGGACTATGTTCAGGCCTTTCTGGAACACTTGGTGGACTGGTCCTTTGTGGAAAAAAACCTCACTTCCGCTTGA
- a CDS encoding heavy metal-binding domain-containing protein has product MILTTTPNVEGRKITAYLGIVTGEAIMGANVFRDFFAGIRDIVGGRSAAYEKELRKARETAFEELKASALSLGADAVVGVDIDYEVLGEKNGMLMVSVSGTAVRLG; this is encoded by the coding sequence ATGATTCTCACCACGACTCCCAATGTGGAAGGGCGCAAGATCACGGCCTATCTAGGCATCGTTACGGGCGAAGCCATCATGGGGGCCAACGTTTTTCGGGATTTTTTCGCCGGTATTCGCGACATCGTAGGTGGACGGTCGGCGGCTTACGAAAAAGAATTGCGCAAGGCGCGTGAGACGGCCTTTGAAGAGTTGAAGGCATCCGCTCTGAGTTTAGGGGCGGACGCGGTTGTCGGGGTCGACATCGATTATGAGGTGCTTGGCGAAAAAAACGGCATGCTCATGGTGAGTGTCAGCGGCACGGCGGTGCGGCTGGGTTAA